The Clostridiales bacterium nucleotide sequence CCCTTTTTAACGAAAGTGGATCATCGTCAGGAAGCACTACAGGCTCGATGGATATTTCCTTGAATCCAGAATTTGCAAGCTCCATTACGTCATTGTAAAAGTCCAGATTCTGCGAAGTAAATGTTCCCCTTACATAATACTGCTTGCCCTTGCTCCTCCTGCTTACCATTTTTTTGATTTTCGGAAGGATATCATCGTAAGTTCCGCTTCCATCAACCCTTACTCTCACGGCATCGTTGATATTTTTTCTGCCGTCAATGCTCAATACGATATTTACCATATTTTTATCAAGAAAATCGATGATTTCATCATTTAAAAGCGTTGCATTTGTAGTGATCGTGAAACGTATGGATTTATTGAATTTTTTCTCCAGCGATTTTCCATATGAAACCACGGACTTTACTACGTTGAAATTCATAAGCGGTTCGCCGCCAAAAAGATCTATCTCCAGGTTTTTTCTGGGGCCTGAATTCTTAATTATGAAATCTATGGCTGCTTTCCCCACACTTTCAGGCATAAGCTCCCTTTTGCCCCTGTAATCGCCTTTTGACGCAAAGCAATACTTGCACCTTAAGTTGCAGTCGTGGGATATATTGAGGCACATCGCTTTTATATAAGATTGCTGATTGTTTTTTAAGACTATATCTTTATACTTATCTTCAGTATATAAAAGCCCGTCATTTTCAAGTTCCTTTAATTCTGAACAGGCATCGATAATATCATTTTTATCATATTCCTTCGATAATGCCTTTACAATGTCATAAACGGGCATCTTTTTATAATAATCCAGTATTCTATATGTTAATCCATCCACGATATGAAAAGCGCCGCTGTTTGCATCAAGCACCATTTTCATACCGTTCATCTCAAATTTATGTACAATCGCCAATTTAAAAGCCCCCCATGGAATCTAAATAATCGTCATCTTTGGAAATTTTAAAGCAAATAATAAAGGATGCATCCTTGAATTGCTGCTCTAAATGGTCCTGGCAGCAATTTTCGATGGGATGCACCCTTTTAAAATGCTTACTGCCTCTCGCAGGCAAGATTTGCAACTGTGCAAGATGTTTTGCATGCCGACTGGCATGAATTTGCGCATTCCTTGCATCCGGGCTTTTTCAAACTCTCTTTGAAAGTGCCTGCATTTACTGTTTTAATATGTTTC carries:
- the scfB gene encoding thioether cross-link-forming SCIFF peptide maturase, whose product is MAIVHKFEMNGMKMVLDANSGAFHIVDGLTYRILDYYKKMPVYDIVKALSKEYDKNDIIDACSELKELENDGLLYTEDKYKDIVLKNNQQSYIKAMCLNISHDCNLRCKYCFASKGDYRGKRELMPESVGKAAIDFIIKNSGPRKNLEIDLFGGEPLMNFNVVKSVVSYGKSLEKKFNKSIRFTITTNATLLNDEIIDFLDKNMVNIVLSIDGRKNINDAVRVRVDGSGTYDDILPKIKKMVSRRSKGKQYYVRGTFTSQNLDFYNDVMELANSGFKEISIEPVVLPDDDPLSLKRENLGIIFKQYEKIANEILRRNKEGNGFKFYHFAIDINGGPCIYKRVSGCGAGFEYIAVTPNGDIYPCHQFVGNEKYKMGTVFDGIKNKNIGVEFKKGHIYNKPKCMDCWAKFYCSGGCQANNYNFNGNILEPYAIGCELQKKRIECALMIKAAQQELV
- the scfA gene encoding six-cysteine ranthipeptide SCIFF, whose translation is MKHIKTVNAGTFKESLKKPGCKECANSCQSACKTSCTVANLACERQ